One Triticum dicoccoides isolate Atlit2015 ecotype Zavitan chromosome 4B, WEW_v2.0, whole genome shotgun sequence genomic window carries:
- the LOC119295126 gene encoding cyclin-D5-1-like, which yields MEAEDYAAGCCFSLMCQEDGADLGDGFADDDGGKLLLMCSAGDDNDGEEDEEGYMDHLVSKESSFCSADPSPSMASEDWFQCARRDTVRWILETRGHFGFSHRTAYVAIAYFDRFSLRRCVDRSVMPWAARLLAIACVSLAAKMDECQAPALSEFRADDDYDFSCDSIRRMEMLVLSTLDWRMGAVTPFDYLPCLSSRLRRFNGGGRGGGGGLIAVKAAALIFSAAEAASVLDYRPSTVAAVAVLAATHGALTREPLESKISSLSPTCLLEKEDVYACYTMMLRDPSSPSKTAKRSASDRGDADSTYARLDAASFSVAAAMNNNKRVRLELPAVHR from the exons ATGGAGGCCGAGGACTACGCGGCCGGGTGCTGCTTCTCCCTCATGTGCCAAGAGGACGGCGCCGACCTCGGCGACGGCTTcgccgacgacgacggcggcaagcTGCTGTTGATGTGCAGCGccggcgacgacaacgacggcgAGGAAGACGAGGAGGGGTACATGGACCACCTGGTGTCCAAGGAGAGCAGCTTCTGCTCCGCCGATCCGTCGCCTTCCATGGCGTCCGAGGACTGGTTCCAGTGCGCGCGCCGCGACACCGTCCGGTGGATCCTTGAG ACGCGCGGGCACTTCGGGTTCTCCCACCGCACGGCGTACGTGGCGATTGCCTACTTTGACCGCTTCTCCCTCCGGCGATGCGTTGAC AGGTCGGTGATGCCGTGGGCGGCGCGGCTGTTGGCCATCGCGTGCGTGTCGCTTGCGGCGAAGATGGATGAGTGCCAGGCGCCGGCGCTGTCGGAGTTCCGCGCCGACGACGACTACGATTTCAGCTGCGACTCCATCCGCCGCATGGAGATGCTCGTGCTCTCCACGCTCGACTGGCGGATGGGCGCGGTCACGCCCTTCGACTACCTCCCCTGCCTCTCCTCCAGGCTCCGGCGATTCAACGGCGGAGgccgcggaggtggcggcggcCTCATCGCCGTCAAGGCCGCCGCCCTCATCTTCTCCGCCGCGGAAG CCGCGAGCGTCCTCGACTACCGGCCGTCCACCGTGGCCGCCGTCGCCGTCTTGGCGGCCACCCACGGCGCGCTCACGAGGGAGCCACTGGAATCCAAGATCAGCAGCCTCTCCCCGACCTGCCTCCTCGAGAAG GAGGATGTATATGCCTGCTACACCATGATGCTGCGCGATCCATCGTCGCCGAGCAAGACGGCCAAGAGATCGGCGTCCGACCGGGGCGACGCCGATAGTACATACGCACGCCTGGACGCCGCCTCCTTCTCCGTCGCGGCGGCGATGAACAACAACAAGAGGGTGAGGCTGGAGCTGCCGGCCGTCCACCGGTGA